DNA from Campylobacter sp. RM5004:
ACTTGATACAGCGTTTAAGCGTAGGTGGGATTTTGAATATATGCCGCTTGATTTAACGAAAGAAGATGAAGAGCAATTACAAGGCTTAAAACTAGAATGGAATAAGCTAAGAAAAAATATAAATAAAAAATTATTAAGCTTAGGTATAAATGAAGATAAATTGCTTGGATTTTACTTTCTAAATAGTAAAGCTTTAGAAAATGAAGATAATTATCTAAAAGCTTTACAAAATAAAGTATTAATGTATTTATACGAAGATGTTTTAAGACATTGTAGAGCTAAGGTTTTTGGAGAAAAAACTTTTGCACAAATAGAAGATATTAGAAATATATTCCTAAACCAGCAAGAGCAAAATCAAGATGAAAATACGTAAGTATATAGAGCTAAAAGATGAATTAGATGATGATTTAGCTAAGTATTGTAGTGAGTTTGTAAGCTATAAAAATAATATTGCTAGATTTAATTTCGTAGGGCTTTTGGCTAAAGATAATGAATATTTTTTTATCTATCCAAAATATACAAAAAATGCGAACATAGATAGTAATCATGATGATTTTTTAGAAGTTTTAAACGTTATTGAAAAGTATCATAAAAATAACCTAATGGCAAATAATGTTGAAGATGTTGAAGATGTAAATCCTTTAAATATCGCTATTTTAATCATCAAAGATTTTTATGAAAACGGCATTTATACAAATACTAAAGACAGCTTTAGTTTAAATGATGATAATGAGATTTGTTGGGAAAAAACCATTGATGAGTTAGAAACTTTTATAGTTGATGATACGCCTTTTTACTTAGACTATTATACACACACCAAAATAGAGTTTGATAGCTTTATAAATGAACTTCACAAGGCTATTTTAGATGACATTTTTACTAAATATGCTGATATTTTGAAGGTTTTACAAATTAACATAAGCAATGTAGATGGCATAAGTCTTGATAGTTTTGAAGAAATTGATTATCTAATCCAAAAACTAGAGAATGAACTAAAAGTGCAGTTTGTAACAGCTAAAAGGTATACACTAAAGCTACTTATAGGCTATCTAAAAAGCTTAAAAACTAGCACTTTAAATACTGATTATTTAGGGACAAAATATTTTCATAATATTTGGGAAGATGTTTGTAGAATATATCTAAAAGGACGAAAAAGTTCAATTGCACAAAAACCTGAATGGATTATAAAAGATATGAAAATTATAAAAGACACATTAGAACCTGACATTTTAGTAGGTGATGCAAGTGGCTTAGAGATTTATGATGCAAAATATTATGATTTAGAAAAAAACACTCCAAGTGCAAACGATATAATAAAACAAATCACATATAAAAAAGCTTATGAGCTAAAAGGATATAAAGTAGTTTTAAATGCTTTTGTATTTCCAAATCTTGATTGTCTTAGTTTTGAAATAGTTGGAGAAGTAAGATTTTTAAATAATAGTGTAACTATAAGTTATTTAAATCCTAAACTAGCCTATAAAAAATATTTATAATATTCACTGCCATCTCTTTTTCCACCAACTAAACCCACTATCTCTTAACCCCAAATACTCCATAAACATTCAACATTTAAAAACACTAAGATAATAAACCTACCCTTACCCACTTAAACATAAAAGCACATAAATTAATCCTAACTAATCTACCTAATTTAATTCCTTTTACATACTTAATCAAGCTTTAAGCTAATACAGCTTAATAAAAGAACTAATTAACCATAAAAATACTTTTTGAGTAAATTAGAAGGTTAAAAAATAAACTAAAAATACTAAATAAATAAAAATAATGCAAAAAATAAAACTTAAACAATAAAAAACAAAGATTAAAAACATAAGGGAGTAAATGGTGGGCCTAACAAGACTTGAACTTGTGACCTCACCCTTATCAGGGGTGCACTCTAACCAGCTGAGCTATAGGCCCTTAAGAAGTAGAATTATTGTTATATATTATTTCATTTCAACCTTTGATATCCAAACAAGCTCTCAAGAGCTAGTTAATTATTATCTACTCTTTAGTGTGAGTTAAAGAGTGTGTACTCTAGAAAGGAGGTGATCCAACCGCAGGTTCTCCTACGGTTACCTTGTTACGACTTCACCCCAGTCGCTGATTTTGCTGTGGGCGGTAACTAGTTTAGTATTCCGACTTAAAGCACAATCAACTCCCATGGTGTGACGGGCGGTGAGTACAAGACCCGGGAACGTATTCACCGTAACATAGCTGATTTACGATTACTAGCGATTCCGGCTTCATGCTCTCGAGTTGCAGAGAACAATCCGAACTAAGACATATTTTATAGATTTGCTCCACCTCGCGGTATTGCTTCTCATTGTATATGCCATTGTAGCACGTGTGTAGCCCTGGGCATAAGGGCCATGATGACTTGACGTCGTCCACACCTTCCTCCTCCTTGCGAAGGCAGTCTATTTAGAGTGCTCAGCCGAACTGTTAGCAACTAAATACGTGGGTTGCGCTCGTTGCGGGACTTAACCCAACATCTCACGACACGAGCTGACGACAGCCGTGCAGCACCTGTCTCTAAGTTCTAGCAAGCTAGCACCCTCTTATCTCTAAAAGGTTCTTAGGATATCAAGCCCAGGTAAGGTTCTTCGCGTATCTTCGAATTAAACCACATGCTCCACCGCTTGTGCGGGTCCCCGTCTATTCCTTTGAGTTTTAATCTTGCGACCGTACTCCCCAGGCGGTATGCTTAATCCGTTAGGTGCATTACTAAAATGACTAGCATTCTAATAACTAGCATACATCGTTTAGGGCGTGGACTACCAGGGTATCTAATCCTGTTTGCTCCCCACGCTTTCGCGCCTTAGCGTCAGTTAAGTTCTAGCAGATCGCTTTCGCAATTGGCATTCTTAGTAATATCTACGGATTTTACCCCTACACTACTAATTCCATCTGCCTCTCCCTTACTCTAGAATAGCAGTTTTGAATGCAGTTTAATGGTTAAGCCATTAGATTTCACATCCAACTTACTACTCCGCCTACGCGCCCTTTACGCCCAGTGATTCCGAGTAACGCTTGCACCCTCCGTATTACCGCGGCTGCTGGCACGGAGTTAGCCGGTGCTTATTCTTACAATACAGTCAGTATTCTTCTTGTAAAAAAGGAGTTTACGCTCCGAAAAGTGTCATCCTCCACGCGGCGTTGCTGCTTCAGGGTTTCCCCCATTGAGCAATATTCCCCACTGCTGCCTCCCGTAGGAGTCTGGACCGTGTCTCAGTTCCAGTGTGTCTGATCATCCTCTAAGACCAGATATGCGTCATAGCCTTGGTAAGCCATTACCTTACCAACTAGCTGATACAATATAGCCCTATCCCTTACCGAAAAACTTTCCCGCCCTAACTTATGTTAGAGCGGAGTATAGAGTATTAGCAGTCGTTTCCAACTGTTGTCCTCTTGTAAGGGGCAAGTTAGCTATACATTACTCACCCGTGCGCCACTAATCCGTCTAGCAAGCTAGACTTCATCGTTCGACTTGCATGTGTTAGGCACGCCGCCAGCGTTCACTCTGAGCCAGGATCAAACTCTCCATAATTTAAATGATTACTTTTTAATTTTAAAAAATTAAAAAATAAATAAAATAATGAAGTGAATGATTTAAAACTTAATATAAATATTTAAAAGTTTTAAATGGCTCTTGATCACTTGTTTAGATATCAAAGATTGACGTTGAAATAATTGATATATTTAAAATTAACAATAAAACTATTTAAAAATAACGATTTGCTAAATTGCAAATTAAAAGCTCGTATTATATGTTATTAACCTTAAAGATTACTTAAAGTATAAAAAATATTTTATAAAGTTTGGAAGAATTTGAAATAGGAATTTGAATTGTTTGGAATGTTTAAATTCCTAATTCAAATTCTTTGGTGGAATTTGAAATAGGAATTAGCAATTTTATTTAAGATATTTTAGACAAAGTCCTGAGTAAAACGCTGCAGCATTTACTAAAGTATCATCATCATAAATATATCTTGGATCATGTAAATAATATTCATTCTTATTTAGTATGAAAGCATAAGCACCTTTGCATTCTTCAAGCATAAAAGAAAAATCCTCACTACCCATTAAAGGCTCATGATTATCATCACAATTTTGCTCTCCAAACAATTCACATGCTACACCAAAGGCTAATTTTTGTGCCTCATCATCATTTATTGTAGCAGCTCCTATTTGAATAAATTCAAGCTCAATTTTTACTTTAAATAAAATCTCGCAAGATTTAGCTATATTTTCTAATTGATTTATGATGATTGTTCTATCTTCACTATTAAAAGTTCTAATATTAGCTAATAATAAAGCCTTATCTTGCAATATATTAAAACTCGTTTCATTTCCACTTAGAGCTGCTCCAAATGTAATTACAGCTGAGTTTTTTGCAGCTATATTTCTAGCCGTTATTAAACTTGCTTGAGTTATAAAATGAGCCATTGCACCCATTACATCACTAGCCTTTTCAGGCGCACTTCCATGCCCACCAATTCCACTAATATTTACCCTAAGCGCATCAGCTCCTGCCATCATAGCTCCACGCTTTAAGCAAAATAATTTATTAGTTTTGCTTGGGATATTGTGATAGCCAAATACATAATCACTTGGAAATTTTCTAAATAAGCCATCTTCAAGCATAGCTTTAGCACCACCCCTGCCTTCTTCTGCAGGCTGAAAAATAAAATTAATTGTCCCATCAAAATCACTTTCGCTTAAATATTTTGCAGCAAGCAACAAGCTAGCAGTATGCCCATCATGCCCACACGCATGCATTATGCCTTCATTTTTAGAAGCATAACTTACTCCACTAGCTTCATTTATTACAAGTGCATCCATATCAGCTCTTAAGGCTATGCTTTTATTTGAATTTCCTTTTTTTAAAACCCCAACAACTCCAGTAACACCTATATTCTCATGCACCTCAATGCCAAACTCTTTTAATTTATTAGCAACTAATTTTGCTGTTTTAAACTCTTTTAATCCAAGCTCAGGATTTTCGTGTATGCACTTTCTAATTTCTATAAATTCAGGTGCTAATTTTTTAATACTTTCAATCATCAAAACTCCTTTTTCATTTCTTTAAATTCTTGAGCTAAAAACTTAGCTGTATAGCTTGTATCAGCGTATTTTCTAGCTAATTCAAGTGGATTTCCTTCAGCAATTATCTTACCACCCCTAAAACCACCTTCAGGTCCCATATCTATAATATAATCAGCATTTTTGATTAAATCTAAATTATGCTCAATTACAAAAACACTATTTCCTAAATCCACTAAATGCTGTAAAACCTTTACAAGCTTTGCAGTATCTGCAAAATGAAGCCCCGTAGTTGGCTCATCTAATAAATAAAGCGTATTTCCTGTATCACTTTTGCTTAATTCTTTAGATATTTTAATCCTTTGAGCTTCTCCGCCACTTAAGGTTGTAGCGTTTTGCCCTAAAGCAATATAATCAAGCCCAACATCCATTAAAGTTTGTAATTTTTGTCTAATTTTAGGCAATTTTGCAAAAAACTCATAAGCCTCTGCCACACTCATTTCTAAAACATCTGCAATACTTTTATCTTTATATTTAATTTCTAGCGTTTGATGATTGTATCTTTTGCCACCACAGGCATCACAAGTAATTGTTACATCAGGTAAAAAGTGCATAGAGATTTTAAGCTCACCTTCCCCACTACATTTTTCACATCTACCACCTGCGACATTGAAACTAAATCTACCTATTTTATAGCCACGAATTTGTGCTTCGGGAACACTAGCAAAAAGGTTTCTAATCTCATCCATTAAACCTGTATAAGTAGCAGGATTACTTCTAGGAGTTTTTCCGATAGGACTTTGATCTAAAAAAATTACCTTATCTAATTTATCAAGCCCTTTATAAGTAATATCATTAATAGTTATTTTTGCTTTATTTAAATTAGCCCTTGCAATAGGAAGTAATGAATGTAGCATCAATGAGCTTTTCCCACTACCACTAACTCCTGTTACGCAAACTAAATTCCTTAAAGGAAATTTAACGCTTAAATCTTTTATATTGTTTTGATTGATTCCACTAAGTTCTAAAAATCCATCATTTTTACGAGCTTTATAAAAATCAATTTCTTTTTTGCGAGTTATATATAAAGCTGTTTCACATTTGCTCTTTAAAAGCTGTTTATAAGTGCCACAAAATACTATTTCTCCACCACCAACACCTGCCTTTGGTCCAATTTCTACTATTACATCAGCGCTCTCAATTGTCTTTCTATCATGCTCAACTACTATTAAGGTATTTCCTTTAGCTTGCAAGCTTTTTAAAGTATTTATTAGTTTTGTAGTATCTCTTTCATGAAGTCCAATACTAGGTTCATCTAATACATATAAAACCCCACTAAGACCACTTCCTATTTGAGAAGCTATTCTAATTCTTTGCGCTTCTCCACCACTAATAGTTCTTGCATCTCTTCCTAAGGTTAAATATCCTAAGCCTACATCATTTAAGAAAAACAATCTTTCATTAATTTCTTTGATAATAGGATAAGAAATTTCATAATCTTGCTTATTTAAATTGCTAAAATTTTCTATTTTAAAAAAATCACAAATATCTTCAATAGGAGTGCTAATAACATCGGCTATACTTTTGCCATTTACTAATACTGCCAAGCTTTGCTCGTTTAATCTAAAGCCTTTACAAGATGGGCAGGTTTT
Protein-coding regions in this window:
- a CDS encoding AAA family ATPase, giving the protein MRHLVKALKNENENYLLIIEEINRANTAAVFGDMFQLLDRDENGESEYKISISDELKEHLDKESVKNLKNNKLYLPSNFYIWATMNNADQGVMPLDTAFKRRWDFEYMPLDLTKEDEEQLQGLKLEWNKLRKNINKKLLSLGINEDKLLGFYFLNSKALENEDNYLKALQNKVLMYLYEDVLRHCRAKVFGEKTFAQIEDIRNIFLNQQEQNQDENT
- a CDS encoding amidohydrolase; this translates as MIESIKKLAPEFIEIRKCIHENPELGLKEFKTAKLVANKLKEFGIEVHENIGVTGVVGVLKKGNSNKSIALRADMDALVINEASGVSYASKNEGIMHACGHDGHTASLLLAAKYLSESDFDGTINFIFQPAEEGRGGAKAMLEDGLFRKFPSDYVFGYHNIPSKTNKLFCLKRGAMMAGADALRVNISGIGGHGSAPEKASDVMGAMAHFITQASLITARNIAAKNSAVITFGAALSGNETSFNILQDKALLLANIRTFNSEDRTIIINQLENIAKSCEILFKVKIELEFIQIGAATINDDEAQKLAFGVACELFGEQNCDDNHEPLMGSEDFSFMLEECKGAYAFILNKNEYYLHDPRYIYDDDTLVNAAAFYSGLCLKYLK
- a CDS encoding LlaJI family restriction endonuclease, whose product is MKIRKYIELKDELDDDLAKYCSEFVSYKNNIARFNFVGLLAKDNEYFFIYPKYTKNANIDSNHDDFLEVLNVIEKYHKNNLMANNVEDVEDVNPLNIAILIIKDFYENGIYTNTKDSFSLNDDNEICWEKTIDELETFIVDDTPFYLDYYTHTKIEFDSFINELHKAILDDIFTKYADILKVLQINISNVDGISLDSFEEIDYLIQKLENELKVQFVTAKRYTLKLLIGYLKSLKTSTLNTDYLGTKYFHNIWEDVCRIYLKGRKSSIAQKPEWIIKDMKIIKDTLEPDILVGDASGLEIYDAKYYDLEKNTPSANDIIKQITYKKAYELKGYKVVLNAFVFPNLDCLSFEIVGEVRFLNNSVTISYLNPKLAYKKYL
- the uvrA gene encoding excinuclease ABC subunit UvrA, which codes for MNDEIKVINASENNLKNINLTLPKNKLIVFTGLSGSGKSTLAFDTLYAEGQRRYIESLSAYARQFLDKFRKPNVEKIEGLTPAIAIDQKSTSKNPRSTVGTITEIYDYLRLLYSKIGVQHCYKCGEKINKMDTEDIINEMSKFSEKAMILAPLVKEKKGTFAPLLESLKNQGFINILINGTLTRLDEPIDLAKTKKHTIKLVVDRLRINDENKSRLAQAVEKALNLSYGECELELLESNKNIHYSLHNACFKCKISFNKLEPLSFSFNSPKGACSLCDGLGIRMSIDQEKIINYERSIEDGAVRTMMGFNKSYYSKLLLAFCEAEKIPTNKPYEELSEYQKKLILYGSATEFSFLWNKHNIKKSFEGAIKLSYDILKDDKDFNDYIVEKTCPSCKGFRLNEQSLAVLVNGKSIADVISTPIEDICDFFKIENFSNLNKQDYEISYPIIKEINERLFFLNDVGLGYLTLGRDARTISGGEAQRIRIASQIGSGLSGVLYVLDEPSIGLHERDTTKLINTLKSLQAKGNTLIVVEHDRKTIESADVIVEIGPKAGVGGGEIVFCGTYKQLLKSKCETALYITRKKEIDFYKARKNDGFLELSGINQNNIKDLSVKFPLRNLVCVTGVSGSGKSSLMLHSLLPIARANLNKAKITINDITYKGLDKLDKVIFLDQSPIGKTPRSNPATYTGLMDEIRNLFASVPEAQIRGYKIGRFSFNVAGGRCEKCSGEGELKISMHFLPDVTITCDACGGKRYNHQTLEIKYKDKSIADVLEMSVAEAYEFFAKLPKIRQKLQTLMDVGLDYIALGQNATTLSGGEAQRIKISKELSKSDTGNTLYLLDEPTTGLHFADTAKLVKVLQHLVDLGNSVFVIEHNLDLIKNADYIIDMGPEGGFRGGKIIAEGNPLELARKYADTSYTAKFLAQEFKEMKKEF